One Cygnus atratus isolate AKBS03 ecotype Queensland, Australia chromosome 6, CAtr_DNAZoo_HiC_assembly, whole genome shotgun sequence DNA segment encodes these proteins:
- the TLK1 gene encoding serine/threonine-protein kinase tousled-like 1 isoform X2: MEGVGHFWQHGGAMDELHSLDPRRQELLEARFTGVVSGSTGSTGSCSVGAKASTNNESSNHSFGSLGSLSDKESETPEKKQSEPSRGRKRKADTQSESSQGKSIGGRGHKISDYFEYQGGNGSSPVRGVPPAIRSPQNSHSAPSSVRQNSPSPTSLAFGDHPVTQPKQLSFKITQTDLTMLKLAALESNKNQDLEKKEGRIDDLLRANCDLRRQIDEQQKLLEKYKERLNKCISMSKKLLIEKSTQEKLASREKSMQDRLRLGHFTTVRHGASFTEQWTDGFAFQNLVKQQEWVNQQREDIERQRKLLAKRKPPTTNNSQAPSANSEPKQRKNKAVNGAENDPFVRPNLPQLLTLAEYHEQEEIFKLRLGHLKKEEAEIQAELERLERVRNLHIRELKRINNEDNSQFKDHPTLNERYLLLHLLGRGGFSEVYKAFDLYEQRYAAVKIHQLNKSWRDEKKENYHKHACREYRIHKELDHPRIVKLYDYFSLDTDTFCTVLEYCEGNDLDFYLKQHKLMSEKEARSIVMQIVNALRYLNEIKPPIIHYDLKPGNILLVDGTACGEIKITDFGLSKIMDDDSYGVDGMDLTSQGAGTYWYLPPECFVVGKEPPKISNKVDVWSVGVIFFQCLYGRKPFGHNQSQQDILQENTILKATEVQFPVKPVVSNEAKAFIRRCLAYRKEDRFDVHQLANDPYLLPHMRRSNSSGNLHMTGLAASPTPPTSSIISY; the protein is encoded by the exons gagcaATGGATGAGCTTCATAGCCTGGACCCAAGAAGACAAGAACTGTTAGAGGCAAGATTCACAGGAGTAGTAAGTGGCAGCACTGGGAGTACTGGAAGTTGCAGTGTTGGAGCTAAA GCCTCAACAAATAATGAAAGTTCGAATCACAGTTTTGGAAGCTTGGGGTCTTTAAGTGATAAAGAATCAGAG ACTCCAGAGAAGAAACAGTCAGAACCTTctagaggaaggaaaagaaaagcagacactCAGAGTGAAAGCAGCCAAG GAAAGAGTATTGGGGGACGTGGTCACAAAATTAGTGACTATTTTGAG TACCAAGGTGGAAACGGCTCTAGTCCAGTTCGAGGTGTACCTCCTGCAATCCGATCTCCTCAGAATTCACATTCCGCCCCTTCTTCT GTTCGACAGAATAGTCCTTCTCCTACTTCATTAGCTTTTGGGGACCACCCTGTCACGCAACCAAAGCAGTTATCCTTTAAAATTACTCAG aCTGATCTCACAATGTTGAAATTAGCTGCActagaaagtaataaaaatcaagacttggaaaagaaagaaggtcGTATAGATGACTTACTCAGG GCTAACTGTGATCTTAGAAGACAAATAGATGAACAACAAAAGCtacttgaaaaatacaaagaaaggtTAAACAAATGTATTTCAATGAGCAAGAAGCTTCTAATTGAAAAG agcACACAAGAAAAGCTGgcaagcagagagaagagcatGCAAGACAGATTACGCCTGGGGCATTTTACAACAGTTCGTCATGGTGCTTCATTTACTGAACAGTGGACAGAtggctttgcatttcaaaatcttGTGAA GCAGCAAGAATGGGTGAATCAACAAAGGGAAGACattgaaaggcaaagaaagctCCTGGCCAAGCGAAAGCCTCCAACTACAAATAATTCTCAGGCACCATCTGCCAATTCTGAACccaagcagaggaaaaataaagctgtgaatGGGGCAGAAAACGATCCCTTTGTTAGACCCAATTTACCACAGCT tttgactCTAGCAGAGTATCACGAACAGGAAGAAATTTTCAAACTTCGATTAGGACATCTCAAAAAG GAGGAAGCTGAAATACAAGCAGAACTTGAACGTTTGGAAAGAGTTAGAAATCTTCACAtaagagaactgaaaagaataaataatgaagATAATTCACA gtttAAAGATCACCCCACATTGAATGAACGGTATTTGTTACTCCACTTACTTGGCCGAGGTGGCTTCAGTGAAGTATACAAG GCTTTTGATCTTTATGAACAAAGATATGCTGCTGTGAAGATTCACCAGCTTAACAAAAGCTggagagatgaaaagaaagaaaactaccACAA ACATGCCTGCAGAGAGTATAGAATACACAAAGAACTGGATCACCCCCGGATAGTTAAACTATATGACTACTTCTCCTTGGATACAGATAC GTTTTGCACGGTGTTAGAATACTGTGAAGGCAATGACTTGGATTTCTATCTCAAGCAACATAAATTGATGTCAGAGAAGGAAGCTAGGTCCATTGTAATGCAGATAGTAAATGCACTACGGTATCTCAATGAGATCAAGCCCCCTATTATACACTATGATCTTAAACCAG gtaatatccttcttgtagatggAACAGCAtgtggagaaataaaaattactgatTTTGGTCTGTCTAAAATAATGGATGATGATAGCTACGGTGTGGATGGAATGGATTTAACTTCCCAGGGAGCAGGAACTTATTG gtacTTGCCTCCAGAGTGTTTTGTAGTTGGCAAAGAGCCACCAAAGATTTCTAATAAGGTTGATGTATGGTCAGTTGGAGTAATCTTTTTCCAGTGTCTTTATGGTAGAAAG CCATTTGGCCATAATCAATCACAGCAAGATATCTTACaagaaaatacaatattaaaaGCCACAGAAGTTCAGTTCCCTGTCAAACCTGTTGTAAGCAATGAAGCCAAG
- the TLK1 gene encoding serine/threonine-protein kinase tousled-like 1 isoform X4: MDELHSLDPRRQELLEARFTGVVSGSTGSTGSCSVGAKASTNNESSNHSFGSLGSLSDKESETPEKKQSEPSRGRKRKADTQSESSQGKSIGGRGHKISDYFEYQGGNGSSPVRGVPPAIRSPQNSHSAPSSVRQNSPSPTSLAFGDHPVTQPKQLSFKITQTDLTMLKLAALESNKNQDLEKKEGRIDDLLRANCDLRRQIDEQQKLLEKYKERLNKCISMSKKLLIEKSTQEKLASREKSMQDRLRLGHFTTVRHGASFTEQWTDGFAFQNLVKQQEWVNQQREDIERQRKLLAKRKPPTTNNSQAPSANSEPKQRKNKAVNGAENDPFVRPNLPQLLTLAEYHEQEEIFKLRLGHLKKEEAEIQAELERLERVRNLHIRELKRINNEDNSQFKDHPTLNERYLLLHLLGRGGFSEVYKAFDLYEQRYAAVKIHQLNKSWRDEKKENYHKHACREYRIHKELDHPRIVKLYDYFSLDTDTFCTVLEYCEGNDLDFYLKQHKLMSEKEARSIVMQIVNALRYLNEIKPPIIHYDLKPGNILLVDGTACGEIKITDFGLSKIMDDDSYGVDGMDLTSQGAGTYWYLPPECFVVGKEPPKISNKVDVWSVGVIFFQCLYGRKPFGHNQSQQDILQENTILKATEVQFPVKPVVSNEAKAFIRRCLAYRKEDRFDVHQLANDPYLLPHMRRSNSSGNLHMTGLAASPTPPTSSIISY; encoded by the exons ATGGATGAGCTTCATAGCCTGGACCCAAGAAGACAAGAACTGTTAGAGGCAAGATTCACAGGAGTAGTAAGTGGCAGCACTGGGAGTACTGGAAGTTGCAGTGTTGGAGCTAAA GCCTCAACAAATAATGAAAGTTCGAATCACAGTTTTGGAAGCTTGGGGTCTTTAAGTGATAAAGAATCAGAG ACTCCAGAGAAGAAACAGTCAGAACCTTctagaggaaggaaaagaaaagcagacactCAGAGTGAAAGCAGCCAAG GAAAGAGTATTGGGGGACGTGGTCACAAAATTAGTGACTATTTTGAG TACCAAGGTGGAAACGGCTCTAGTCCAGTTCGAGGTGTACCTCCTGCAATCCGATCTCCTCAGAATTCACATTCCGCCCCTTCTTCT GTTCGACAGAATAGTCCTTCTCCTACTTCATTAGCTTTTGGGGACCACCCTGTCACGCAACCAAAGCAGTTATCCTTTAAAATTACTCAG aCTGATCTCACAATGTTGAAATTAGCTGCActagaaagtaataaaaatcaagacttggaaaagaaagaaggtcGTATAGATGACTTACTCAGG GCTAACTGTGATCTTAGAAGACAAATAGATGAACAACAAAAGCtacttgaaaaatacaaagaaaggtTAAACAAATGTATTTCAATGAGCAAGAAGCTTCTAATTGAAAAG agcACACAAGAAAAGCTGgcaagcagagagaagagcatGCAAGACAGATTACGCCTGGGGCATTTTACAACAGTTCGTCATGGTGCTTCATTTACTGAACAGTGGACAGAtggctttgcatttcaaaatcttGTGAA GCAGCAAGAATGGGTGAATCAACAAAGGGAAGACattgaaaggcaaagaaagctCCTGGCCAAGCGAAAGCCTCCAACTACAAATAATTCTCAGGCACCATCTGCCAATTCTGAACccaagcagaggaaaaataaagctgtgaatGGGGCAGAAAACGATCCCTTTGTTAGACCCAATTTACCACAGCT tttgactCTAGCAGAGTATCACGAACAGGAAGAAATTTTCAAACTTCGATTAGGACATCTCAAAAAG GAGGAAGCTGAAATACAAGCAGAACTTGAACGTTTGGAAAGAGTTAGAAATCTTCACAtaagagaactgaaaagaataaataatgaagATAATTCACA gtttAAAGATCACCCCACATTGAATGAACGGTATTTGTTACTCCACTTACTTGGCCGAGGTGGCTTCAGTGAAGTATACAAG GCTTTTGATCTTTATGAACAAAGATATGCTGCTGTGAAGATTCACCAGCTTAACAAAAGCTggagagatgaaaagaaagaaaactaccACAA ACATGCCTGCAGAGAGTATAGAATACACAAAGAACTGGATCACCCCCGGATAGTTAAACTATATGACTACTTCTCCTTGGATACAGATAC GTTTTGCACGGTGTTAGAATACTGTGAAGGCAATGACTTGGATTTCTATCTCAAGCAACATAAATTGATGTCAGAGAAGGAAGCTAGGTCCATTGTAATGCAGATAGTAAATGCACTACGGTATCTCAATGAGATCAAGCCCCCTATTATACACTATGATCTTAAACCAG gtaatatccttcttgtagatggAACAGCAtgtggagaaataaaaattactgatTTTGGTCTGTCTAAAATAATGGATGATGATAGCTACGGTGTGGATGGAATGGATTTAACTTCCCAGGGAGCAGGAACTTATTG gtacTTGCCTCCAGAGTGTTTTGTAGTTGGCAAAGAGCCACCAAAGATTTCTAATAAGGTTGATGTATGGTCAGTTGGAGTAATCTTTTTCCAGTGTCTTTATGGTAGAAAG CCATTTGGCCATAATCAATCACAGCAAGATATCTTACaagaaaatacaatattaaaaGCCACAGAAGTTCAGTTCCCTGTCAAACCTGTTGTAAGCAATGAAGCCAAG
- the TLK1 gene encoding serine/threonine-protein kinase tousled-like 1 isoform X3, translated as MRLVVTVRGAMDELHSLDPRRQELLEARFTGVVSGSTGSTGSCSVGAKASTNNESSNHSFGSLGSLSDKESETPEKKQSEPSRGRKRKADTQSESSQGKSIGGRGHKISDYFEYQGGNGSSPVRGVPPAIRSPQNSHSAPSSVRQNSPSPTSLAFGDHPVTQPKQLSFKITQTDLTMLKLAALESNKNQDLEKKEGRIDDLLRANCDLRRQIDEQQKLLEKYKERLNKCISMSKKLLIEKSTQEKLASREKSMQDRLRLGHFTTVRHGASFTEQWTDGFAFQNLVKQQEWVNQQREDIERQRKLLAKRKPPTTNNSQAPSANSEPKQRKNKAVNGAENDPFVRPNLPQLLTLAEYHEQEEIFKLRLGHLKKEEAEIQAELERLERVRNLHIRELKRINNEDNSQFKDHPTLNERYLLLHLLGRGGFSEVYKAFDLYEQRYAAVKIHQLNKSWRDEKKENYHKHACREYRIHKELDHPRIVKLYDYFSLDTDTFCTVLEYCEGNDLDFYLKQHKLMSEKEARSIVMQIVNALRYLNEIKPPIIHYDLKPGNILLVDGTACGEIKITDFGLSKIMDDDSYGVDGMDLTSQGAGTYWYLPPECFVVGKEPPKISNKVDVWSVGVIFFQCLYGRKPFGHNQSQQDILQENTILKATEVQFPVKPVVSNEAKAFIRRCLAYRKEDRFDVHQLANDPYLLPHMRRSNSSGNLHMTGLAASPTPPTSSIISY; from the exons gagcaATGGATGAGCTTCATAGCCTGGACCCAAGAAGACAAGAACTGTTAGAGGCAAGATTCACAGGAGTAGTAAGTGGCAGCACTGGGAGTACTGGAAGTTGCAGTGTTGGAGCTAAA GCCTCAACAAATAATGAAAGTTCGAATCACAGTTTTGGAAGCTTGGGGTCTTTAAGTGATAAAGAATCAGAG ACTCCAGAGAAGAAACAGTCAGAACCTTctagaggaaggaaaagaaaagcagacactCAGAGTGAAAGCAGCCAAG GAAAGAGTATTGGGGGACGTGGTCACAAAATTAGTGACTATTTTGAG TACCAAGGTGGAAACGGCTCTAGTCCAGTTCGAGGTGTACCTCCTGCAATCCGATCTCCTCAGAATTCACATTCCGCCCCTTCTTCT GTTCGACAGAATAGTCCTTCTCCTACTTCATTAGCTTTTGGGGACCACCCTGTCACGCAACCAAAGCAGTTATCCTTTAAAATTACTCAG aCTGATCTCACAATGTTGAAATTAGCTGCActagaaagtaataaaaatcaagacttggaaaagaaagaaggtcGTATAGATGACTTACTCAGG GCTAACTGTGATCTTAGAAGACAAATAGATGAACAACAAAAGCtacttgaaaaatacaaagaaaggtTAAACAAATGTATTTCAATGAGCAAGAAGCTTCTAATTGAAAAG agcACACAAGAAAAGCTGgcaagcagagagaagagcatGCAAGACAGATTACGCCTGGGGCATTTTACAACAGTTCGTCATGGTGCTTCATTTACTGAACAGTGGACAGAtggctttgcatttcaaaatcttGTGAA GCAGCAAGAATGGGTGAATCAACAAAGGGAAGACattgaaaggcaaagaaagctCCTGGCCAAGCGAAAGCCTCCAACTACAAATAATTCTCAGGCACCATCTGCCAATTCTGAACccaagcagaggaaaaataaagctgtgaatGGGGCAGAAAACGATCCCTTTGTTAGACCCAATTTACCACAGCT tttgactCTAGCAGAGTATCACGAACAGGAAGAAATTTTCAAACTTCGATTAGGACATCTCAAAAAG GAGGAAGCTGAAATACAAGCAGAACTTGAACGTTTGGAAAGAGTTAGAAATCTTCACAtaagagaactgaaaagaataaataatgaagATAATTCACA gtttAAAGATCACCCCACATTGAATGAACGGTATTTGTTACTCCACTTACTTGGCCGAGGTGGCTTCAGTGAAGTATACAAG GCTTTTGATCTTTATGAACAAAGATATGCTGCTGTGAAGATTCACCAGCTTAACAAAAGCTggagagatgaaaagaaagaaaactaccACAA ACATGCCTGCAGAGAGTATAGAATACACAAAGAACTGGATCACCCCCGGATAGTTAAACTATATGACTACTTCTCCTTGGATACAGATAC GTTTTGCACGGTGTTAGAATACTGTGAAGGCAATGACTTGGATTTCTATCTCAAGCAACATAAATTGATGTCAGAGAAGGAAGCTAGGTCCATTGTAATGCAGATAGTAAATGCACTACGGTATCTCAATGAGATCAAGCCCCCTATTATACACTATGATCTTAAACCAG gtaatatccttcttgtagatggAACAGCAtgtggagaaataaaaattactgatTTTGGTCTGTCTAAAATAATGGATGATGATAGCTACGGTGTGGATGGAATGGATTTAACTTCCCAGGGAGCAGGAACTTATTG gtacTTGCCTCCAGAGTGTTTTGTAGTTGGCAAAGAGCCACCAAAGATTTCTAATAAGGTTGATGTATGGTCAGTTGGAGTAATCTTTTTCCAGTGTCTTTATGGTAGAAAG CCATTTGGCCATAATCAATCACAGCAAGATATCTTACaagaaaatacaatattaaaaGCCACAGAAGTTCAGTTCCCTGTCAAACCTGTTGTAAGCAATGAAGCCAAG